From the Paraburkholderia sp. PREW-6R genome, one window contains:
- the otsA gene encoding alpha,alpha-trehalose-phosphate synthase (UDP-forming): MSRLIVVSNRVAPTQEGRPAAGGLAIGVLDALKETGGVWFGWSGDTVAEPSSPVIEKQGNVTYATVGLTKRDYDQYYRGFSNATLWPTFHYRNDLSRYDRQEYAGYQRVNATLAKQLKELLKPDDIIWVHDYHLLPFARCLRELGVKNPIGFFLHIPFPVPEVLRTIPPHEELVKAMCSYDVIGFQTEADRQSFVDFIERGQHGTSSEDGMVHAYNRFLKVAAYPIGIYPDAIAKAAEQFTDRKPVKSLRDGMRGRKLIMSVDRLDYSKGLVERFQAFERLLLNAPGWHGRVSLVQIAPPTRADVTTYQRIRQTLEGEAGRINGRFAQLDWTPIQYLNRKYERNLLMALFRQSQVGYVTPLRDGMNLVAKEYVASQDPADPGVLVLSQFAGAAEQLPGALVVNPFDLSQMAEALERALSMPLAERQVRHADMMAPMRENNLSVWRDTFLGDLRHVATASKVTAKAVKLADVTASS; encoded by the coding sequence ATGAGCAGACTGATCGTGGTATCGAATCGTGTCGCGCCGACGCAGGAAGGCCGTCCCGCAGCGGGCGGCCTCGCGATTGGCGTTCTGGATGCGCTCAAGGAAACCGGCGGCGTCTGGTTCGGCTGGAGTGGCGACACGGTGGCGGAGCCGTCGTCTCCGGTGATCGAGAAGCAGGGTAACGTCACCTACGCAACCGTAGGTCTGACGAAGCGGGACTACGACCAGTACTACCGCGGCTTTTCGAATGCGACGCTGTGGCCGACGTTTCACTATCGGAACGACCTGTCGCGCTATGACCGCCAGGAGTACGCGGGTTACCAGCGCGTGAACGCCACGCTTGCAAAGCAACTCAAGGAGTTGCTCAAGCCCGACGACATCATCTGGGTTCACGACTATCACCTGCTGCCGTTCGCACGCTGCCTGCGCGAACTCGGCGTCAAGAATCCGATTGGCTTTTTCCTGCATATTCCGTTTCCGGTGCCAGAAGTGCTGCGCACGATTCCGCCGCACGAAGAGCTGGTCAAAGCGATGTGCAGCTACGACGTGATCGGCTTTCAGACTGAAGCGGATCGCCAGTCGTTTGTCGATTTCATCGAGCGCGGCCAGCACGGCACCTCGAGCGAAGACGGCATGGTGCACGCGTACAACCGCTTCCTGAAAGTGGCGGCTTACCCGATCGGTATCTATCCGGATGCCATCGCCAAGGCGGCCGAACAGTTCACCGACCGCAAGCCGGTGAAAAGCCTGCGCGATGGGATGCGTGGCCGCAAGCTGATCATGAGCGTCGACCGGCTGGATTATTCGAAAGGGCTGGTCGAGCGTTTTCAGGCATTCGAACGGTTGCTGCTGAACGCACCGGGTTGGCATGGACGCGTGTCACTGGTGCAGATCGCGCCGCCGACACGCGCCGACGTGACCACGTATCAACGCATCCGTCAGACGCTGGAAGGCGAGGCGGGGCGCATCAATGGCCGTTTCGCCCAACTGGACTGGACGCCGATCCAGTATCTGAACCGCAAGTACGAGCGCAATCTGCTGATGGCGTTGTTCCGACAGTCGCAGGTGGGCTATGTGACGCCGCTTCGCGATGGTATGAATCTGGTCGCGAAAGAATACGTGGCGTCGCAGGACCCGGCGGATCCTGGCGTGCTGGTGCTGTCGCAGTTCGCCGGCGCTGCCGAGCAGCTGCCAGGTGCGCTGGTCGTGAATCCGTTTGATCTGTCGCAAATGGCCGAGGCGCTCGAGCGTGCATTGTCGATGCCGCTCGCCGAACGTCAGGTGCGGCACGCGGACATGATGGCGCCGATGCGCGAAAACAATCTGTCAGTGTGGCGCGACACGTTCCTCGGCGACCTGCGCCATGTTGCGACCGCATCCAAGGTGACAGCCAAAGCGGTAAAGCTCGCTGACGTGACGGCCTCGTCGTAA
- a CDS encoding YbhB/YbcL family Raf kinase inhibitor-like protein gives MADFRLWSDDFPNNGFMPKAHEYHDKAFGVDGENISPALQWDAPPADTKSFALTVYDPDAPTGSGFWHWVVVNIPADARSLPRNAGKADGSLLPQGALQLRNDYGTAGFGGTAPPRGDKAHRYIFRLHALKVAHLPISADATNAVGRFMTHLNELDSTTHTGLYELK, from the coding sequence ATGGCTGATTTCCGTCTCTGGTCCGACGATTTTCCCAACAACGGCTTCATGCCGAAAGCCCACGAATATCACGACAAGGCGTTTGGCGTGGATGGCGAGAACATCTCGCCCGCCCTTCAGTGGGACGCGCCGCCGGCCGACACGAAGAGCTTCGCGCTGACCGTCTACGATCCGGATGCACCGACCGGCAGCGGCTTCTGGCATTGGGTCGTGGTCAACATTCCCGCCGACGCACGCTCGCTGCCGCGTAATGCCGGCAAGGCGGACGGCTCGCTGCTGCCGCAGGGCGCGCTGCAGTTGCGCAACGACTACGGCACAGCCGGCTTCGGCGGCACCGCGCCGCCGCGCGGCGACAAGGCACACCGCTACATCTTCCGCCTGCATGCGCTGAAGGTGGCGCATCTGCCGATCAGCGCAGACGCCACGAACGCGGTCGGGCGCTTCATGACGCACCTGAACGAACTCGACTCGACCACGCATACCGGTCTGTACGAACTCAAGTAA
- a CDS encoding MFS transporter, whose translation MHAQPSREDGASPDPQANAASAQPSFADSPEQGLPIPQRYWAMLVIALSLTLAVLDSAIANVALPTIARNLHASAAGSIWVVNAYQLAITISLLPLASLGDRIGYRRIYLAGLMLFTVASFGCALSTSLPMLALARVVQGFGAAGIMSVNTALVRMIYPPAHLGRGISVNAMVVAVSSAVGPTIASGVLAVATWPWLFAINVPIGIAAIVGGLKALPMNPGHESPYDYLSAVMNAFVFGLLIFAVDGLGHGERLAFVAAELIGAIVIGYFFVRRQLSQPAPLLPIDLLKIPVFALSIGTSVCSFCAQMLAFVSLPFMLQDSLGMSQVETGLLMTPWPAVIIIAAPIAGVLSDKVSSGWLGGVGLAAMTVGLLLLATLGAHPEPFQIAWRMALCGAGFGIFQSPNNRTMLSSAPRERSGGASGMLGTARLTGQTVGAALVALIFGLAPRSGPVVTLYVAACFSAVAAVVSTMRVRHGATARTA comes from the coding sequence ATGCACGCACAACCATCGCGCGAAGACGGCGCCTCGCCAGACCCGCAAGCCAACGCGGCCTCGGCACAGCCGTCGTTCGCGGACAGTCCCGAGCAGGGGCTGCCGATTCCGCAGCGCTACTGGGCGATGCTCGTCATCGCGTTGTCGCTCACGCTCGCGGTGCTCGACAGCGCCATTGCGAACGTCGCGCTGCCGACCATCGCGCGCAATCTGCACGCAAGCGCCGCCGGCTCGATCTGGGTCGTCAATGCCTACCAGCTGGCAATTACCATTTCGCTGCTGCCGCTCGCGTCGCTCGGCGACCGCATCGGCTACCGGCGCATTTATCTCGCGGGACTGATGCTGTTCACGGTGGCGTCGTTCGGCTGCGCGCTGTCCACGTCGCTGCCGATGCTCGCGCTCGCCCGCGTCGTTCAGGGCTTCGGCGCGGCGGGCATCATGAGCGTGAATACGGCGCTCGTGCGCATGATCTATCCGCCCGCGCATCTCGGCCGCGGTATCTCGGTGAATGCAATGGTGGTCGCGGTGTCGTCGGCGGTCGGCCCGACGATCGCCTCGGGCGTACTGGCCGTCGCCACGTGGCCGTGGCTCTTCGCGATCAACGTGCCGATCGGCATTGCGGCGATCGTCGGCGGCTTGAAAGCGCTGCCGATGAATCCCGGTCACGAGTCGCCGTACGATTACCTGAGCGCGGTCATGAACGCATTCGTGTTCGGCCTGTTGATCTTCGCTGTCGACGGTCTCGGCCACGGCGAGCGCCTCGCTTTCGTGGCGGCGGAACTGATCGGCGCGATCGTGATCGGCTACTTCTTCGTGCGTCGGCAGTTATCCCAGCCGGCTCCGCTCTTGCCCATCGATCTGCTGAAAATCCCCGTGTTCGCGCTCTCCATCGGCACGTCGGTGTGCTCGTTCTGCGCGCAGATGCTGGCTTTCGTGTCGCTGCCGTTCATGTTGCAGGACTCGTTAGGCATGTCGCAGGTGGAAACGGGTCTACTGATGACGCCATGGCCGGCGGTGATCATCATCGCCGCGCCGATCGCGGGCGTGCTGTCGGACAAGGTGTCGTCGGGGTGGCTGGGCGGCGTTGGACTCGCCGCAATGACCGTCGGCCTGCTATTGCTGGCTACGCTCGGCGCACATCCGGAGCCGTTCCAGATCGCATGGCGGATGGCGCTGTGCGGCGCGGGTTTCGGCATCTTCCAGTCGCCGAATAACCGCACGATGCTGTCGTCCGCGCCGCGAGAGCGCAGCGGCGGCGCGAGCGGCATGCTCGGCACCGCGCGCCTCACCGGGCAGACGGTTGGCGCGGCACTGGTCGCGCTGATTTTTGGCCTCGCGCCCCGCTCGGGGCCTGTCGTCACCTTGTACGTGGCCGCATGTTTTTCGGCGGTCGCCGCGGTGGTCAGCACCATGCGCGTTCGACATGGAGCCACCGCTCGAACTGCGTGA